One genomic region from Candidatus Nomurabacteria bacterium encodes:
- a CDS encoding ABC transporter ATP-binding protein — MKHLIKILKYTSSLRWYYIIISILSVLFAVTGLITPLLSGKAIDLLKSGSTDTRALLLIVVAIFVLDVFSTIISNISGYMGDVMSTKLQRILSTRYYEHLLELPQSYYDKELSGKIINRLNRSIAQISNFMQMWSNNFLQFVFSTVLALAIIAYFSWPIALLLASLYPIYIFMTIKTSGKWLKYQAKLNKNWDIATGRFAESIGQIKVVKSFVREDGELSYFDKYYKKIVNIVYPQSRHWHVRDVQRRLILNVIFFCVYALIFYQAVNGQFTPGQAVTLILYAMQIRIPIFTVSFLVDSTQKAVADSKDYFEVMNVTPDIKDLSTAKDLVVSKGEISFSNVTFAYDEKPVIKNVTFDVLPDTKIALVGESGEGKTTITNLLMRLYETNKGEILIDGQNIADVKQASLRKQIGAVFQEPALFSGTIKENIAYANPKASIKDIINASKDANAHDFISKLEHGYDSEIGERGLKLSGGQKQRIAIARALLKNAPILILDEATSSLDSKSEQMVQEALKRLMKGRTTLIVAHRLSTIQHVDTIITLKNGKIDEIGSPEKLAISGGIYSQLLNLQNTAVESSRKERLSKFDIAS; from the coding sequence TAATTGTTGTGGCTATTTTTGTTTTAGATGTATTTTCTACGATAATATCTAACATTTCTGGATATATGGGTGACGTAATGTCAACCAAGCTACAACGAATATTAAGCACGCGTTACTACGAGCATTTGCTAGAGTTACCACAAAGTTACTATGACAAAGAGCTTTCTGGCAAGATTATAAATCGTTTAAATCGTTCCATTGCCCAAATTAGCAACTTTATGCAGATGTGGAGCAACAACTTTTTGCAGTTTGTATTCAGTACAGTGTTGGCTTTGGCGATTATTGCATATTTTAGTTGGCCAATAGCGTTATTGTTAGCCAGCCTGTATCCGATTTATATATTCATGACAATTAAAACAAGTGGAAAGTGGCTGAAATACCAAGCAAAGCTTAATAAAAATTGGGACATTGCAACTGGTAGGTTTGCAGAAAGCATTGGACAAATTAAGGTTGTTAAAAGTTTTGTCAGGGAGGACGGCGAACTTTCTTATTTTGATAAATATTACAAAAAAATAGTCAATATTGTATATCCGCAATCAAGGCATTGGCACGTGAGAGATGTACAAAGAAGACTTATCTTAAATGTGATATTTTTCTGCGTTTACGCTTTGATATTTTATCAAGCTGTTAATGGCCAATTTACGCCTGGGCAAGCAGTTACGCTAATTTTATATGCTATGCAAATCAGAATTCCGATATTTACGGTGAGTTTCTTAGTGGACAGCACTCAAAAAGCTGTTGCTGATAGCAAGGATTATTTTGAAGTTATGAACGTAACGCCTGACATAAAAGACTTATCAACAGCAAAAGACCTGGTGGTGAGCAAGGGTGAAATAAGCTTTAGCAATGTAACTTTCGCCTATGACGAAAAACCAGTAATTAAAAATGTGACTTTTGATGTGCTTCCGGATACTAAAATTGCTTTGGTGGGCGAAAGTGGAGAAGGTAAAACCACCATCACAAATTTATTGATGAGATTATACGAAACAAATAAAGGAGAGATATTGATTGATGGTCAAAATATCGCAGACGTAAAGCAGGCCAGTCTACGTAAACAAATTGGCGCGGTGTTTCAAGAACCAGCCCTGTTTAGTGGAACAATTAAAGAGAACATTGCTTATGCGAATCCAAAAGCCAGCATTAAAGATATAATAAACGCTTCTAAAGACGCAAATGCACATGATTTTATTTCAAAACTTGAACATGGCTATGATAGCGAAATTGGCGAGCGAGGCCTTAAGTTATCGGGTGGCCAGAAACAGCGGATCGCTATAGCCAGAGCCTTGCTAAAAAATGCTCCAATATTAATACTTGACGAGGCTACCAGTAGTCTAGATAGCAAAAGTGAACAAATGGTTCAAGAAGCATTAAAGCGCTTAATGAAAGGTAGGACAACCCTGATTGTGGCGCATAGATTGAGTACTATTCAGCACGTTGATACTATAATTACATTAAAGAACGGCAAGATAGATGAAATTGGCTCTCCAGAAAAGCTGGCAATTTCAGGCGGAATCTATTCCCAGCTTCTAAACTTACAAAATACTGCCGTGGAGTCCTCGCGAAAAGAACGCTTAAGCAAGTTTGATATCGCAAGCTAG
- a CDS encoding NUDIX domain-containing protein, whose amino-acid sequence MSRKSVRAIVIKDNKLLVMFRNKFGVKYVTLIGGSVEMGESLEQAVVRELQEETSLRVANPRLVMIDHADFYGDQYVFYCDYVSGEPQLTPDSPEASIHKLGKNLYEPGWLPLSELPKVPFLSKELQEAIISATTSGWANEVVEFSSQRNV is encoded by the coding sequence ATGAGTAGAAAATCGGTGCGCGCAATAGTCATTAAAGATAATAAATTATTAGTCATGTTTCGTAATAAATTTGGAGTGAAGTACGTGACTTTAATTGGAGGATCGGTTGAAATGGGCGAATCTCTTGAGCAAGCAGTTGTTCGTGAGCTTCAAGAAGAAACCTCCTTGCGTGTTGCTAATCCAAGGCTGGTAATGATTGATCACGCAGATTTTTATGGTGATCAGTACGTGTTTTACTGTGATTATGTATCTGGTGAGCCACAGCTAACACCAGATTCACCAGAAGCATCGATTCATAAGCTTGGCAAAAACTTATACGAACCAGGCTGGTTGCCTTTGAGTGAGTTACCTAAGGTGCCTTTTCTATCCAAAGAACTTCAGGAAGCGATCATTAGCGCAACAACTTCAGGCTGGGCAAACGAAGTCGTCGAGTTTTCTAGTCAAAGAAATGTCTAG
- a CDS encoding FKBP-type peptidyl-prolyl cis-trans isomerase yields the protein MGQTTQRAFALSLAILFLITTIGFSAYVMWEMFNQKDTTNTANQQQQQQSTNTSQEPKDYMQGFEPMGDTRVTELKTTDIKVGTGTEAVETSTVKVEYTGALTKDGSIFDSTDKRGGEPAEFALSGVVPGFRQGIVGMKVGGERQILIPASLGYGAEGNPPAIPADSDLVFNVKLVEVK from the coding sequence GTGGGGCAAACAACACAACGAGCTTTCGCGCTTAGCCTAGCAATTTTATTCTTAATAACTACTATAGGTTTTAGTGCGTATGTAATGTGGGAAATGTTTAATCAAAAGGACACAACAAACACAGCAAATCAGCAACAGCAACAACAATCAACTAATACATCACAGGAGCCGAAAGATTATATGCAAGGATTTGAACCAATGGGTGATACTCGAGTCACCGAACTTAAGACCACAGACATTAAAGTAGGTACAGGAACCGAAGCTGTTGAAACATCAACTGTTAAGGTTGAATATACTGGGGCGTTAACCAAAGATGGGTCAATCTTTGATTCTACTGATAAGCGTGGTGGTGAGCCTGCAGAATTTGCTTTGAGTGGAGTTGTGCCTGGATTTAGACAAGGTATTGTGGGTATGAAAGTTGGTGGCGAGCGTCAGATATTGATACCAGCAAGTCTTGGTTATGGAGCTGAGGGAAATCCACCAGCTATCCCAGCTGATTCTGACCTTGTATTCAATGTGAAGCTTGTAGAAGTAAAATAG
- a CDS encoding glutaredoxin family protein: MAKNITIYTTNTCGYCSMVKKFLTAKGQTYEEVNLDQDPARQQEALALSGALTVPVTVVTKEDDSKEVVVGYNLSKLAPALT, from the coding sequence ATGGCTAAAAATATTACAATCTATACAACTAATACATGCGGTTATTGCTCAATGGTTAAGAAATTCTTAACCGCCAAAGGCCAAACCTACGAAGAAGTAAATCTTGATCAAGATCCAGCTCGTCAACAAGAGGCCTTAGCTTTGAGTGGAGCATTGACTGTGCCTGTAACAGTTGTTACGAAAGAAGATGATTCTAAAGAAGTAGTTGTTGGCTACAATCTGTCAAAATTGGCACCAGCATTAACATAA
- a CDS encoding FAD-dependent oxidoreductase, which yields MDMANDVIDVVMIGAGPASLSASIYTTREDIKTVLYEKGVIGGLAAITDWVDNYPGFPKGLAGLDLAEDLRKQAERFGADIRLGEVSKIILNEDGTKTLTTTDGDIKAKAVLIGTGSDYKKLGIPGEQEFYGRGVHYCATCDGAFYRDKHLVVVGGGNSAVQEALFLTKFASKIDMLVRSDLRASDVLIKELEANDKITIHKDTTTDEIVGQDNKVVKVIGTRDGQKVEFPTDGVFVFIGLLPNTGFLKDSSIDLDEVRLVKTDQHLQTNMKGVFAAGDVRSGATMQIASAVGEGATAALRIREYLDDKL from the coding sequence ATTGATATGGCAAATGATGTAATAGACGTAGTAATGATTGGGGCTGGCCCAGCCTCCTTGAGTGCATCAATTTACACCACACGTGAGGATATTAAGACGGTTCTTTACGAGAAGGGCGTAATTGGTGGATTGGCGGCGATTACCGATTGGGTGGATAATTATCCTGGGTTTCCTAAGGGTTTAGCAGGGTTGGACTTAGCTGAAGATTTGCGCAAGCAGGCAGAACGATTTGGGGCAGATATTCGACTAGGAGAAGTATCAAAAATTATCCTTAACGAGGACGGTACAAAAACACTAACCACGACAGATGGTGATATTAAAGCAAAAGCTGTTTTGATTGGCACAGGCAGTGATTATAAAAAACTTGGAATACCAGGAGAGCAAGAATTCTACGGACGAGGTGTTCATTACTGTGCAACTTGTGATGGGGCATTTTATCGCGACAAGCATTTAGTAGTTGTTGGGGGCGGAAATTCAGCCGTACAAGAAGCGCTGTTCTTAACAAAGTTTGCCAGCAAGATTGATATGTTGGTGCGAAGTGATTTGCGAGCATCAGATGTGCTTATAAAAGAGCTAGAGGCAAATGACAAAATTACAATTCATAAAGACACAACTACCGATGAAATTGTCGGACAAGACAATAAAGTCGTTAAAGTGATTGGCACTAGGGATGGTCAGAAAGTTGAGTTCCCTACCGATGGAGTCTTTGTGTTTATTGGCTTGCTACCAAACACAGGCTTTTTGAAAGACTCTTCGATAGATTTAGATGAAGTAAGATTAGTCAAAACCGATCAACATCTTCAGACAAACATGAAGGGGGTTTTTGCTGCCGGTGATGTTAGAAGTGGGGCAACAATGCAGATTGCATCGGCGGTTGGCGAGGGTGCAACGGCAGCTCTTAGAATTCGTGAATATCTAGACGATAAATTGTAG
- a CDS encoding FAD-dependent oxidoreductase: MRAKLLKTNKTADDIYTYWFSAQKPVDNVPGQYTEIYLPHSQPDDRGEHRKFTIFSSPTEDNLAITIRIRDVHCSTFKRALLNIKLDDVINYSQPIGDFVLPINKLKSVIFVSSGIGYTPVRSIIKWLSDTNQKRDISILQAVRSKNEIIDKQLFDKFHTEYFVGKSKLNELQTRMLALIREKPNCLVYISGSPTFIEQINSILKESGLNSNQVVTDIFDGY; encoded by the coding sequence ATGAGAGCCAAGTTATTAAAAACCAACAAAACAGCTGATGATATATATACCTACTGGTTTTCAGCCCAAAAACCAGTAGACAATGTCCCGGGGCAATACACTGAAATATACCTACCACATAGCCAGCCAGATGACCGTGGTGAACATCGCAAATTTACAATCTTTTCATCACCAACAGAAGATAATCTAGCAATTACAATACGAATCAGGGATGTCCATTGCTCTACATTTAAGCGCGCCTTACTTAACATAAAACTAGACGACGTAATCAACTATAGTCAACCAATAGGTGACTTTGTTCTGCCGATCAACAAACTAAAGTCGGTTATTTTTGTGAGTAGTGGCATAGGCTACACTCCGGTGCGTAGTATTATCAAATGGTTGTCTGACACAAACCAAAAACGTGATATCTCTATACTACAAGCAGTAAGATCAAAAAACGAAATCATTGACAAGCAACTCTTTGATAAATTTCATACGGAATACTTTGTCGGGAAATCAAAGTTAAATGAGCTACAAACAAGGATGTTGGCACTAATTAGAGAAAAGCCAAATTGCCTAGTATACATATCCGGCTCACCAACATTTATTGAACAAATCAATAGCATACTAAAAGAGTCTGGCTTAAACAGTAATCAGGTTGTTACAGATATTTTTGACGGATACTAA
- a CDS encoding glycerophosphodiester phosphodiesterase, with the protein MIGKMKIIGHRGAAGLALENTLESIKKGLNSGADFIEFDIRQTHNGKIVLCHDADLLRTYGVDLKIKSSTLEELQEQCPKLPTLDDALRLLTGKGVIIELKEYIDPKKIFSIISKYSDIDIRFASFDHRAIRAIKNYNQESFCYVLEHHSPFEILNIASKMNASGVGLHYGIMNPATFLLAKYKKLEIYTYTLNKSWIAQLFKFVYRDVAVCTDYPNKLRHLKTK; encoded by the coding sequence ATGATTGGTAAGATGAAAATTATCGGTCATCGTGGGGCTGCCGGCCTTGCGCTTGAGAACACATTAGAAAGTATTAAAAAAGGCCTAAATTCTGGCGCTGACTTTATTGAATTTGATATTCGTCAAACCCATAACGGCAAAATTGTGTTGTGTCATGACGCAGACCTACTGCGCACCTACGGTGTTGACTTAAAAATTAAAAGTTCAACACTAGAGGAACTGCAAGAACAATGCCCAAAACTGCCGACTCTAGACGATGCATTGCGGTTATTGACTGGTAAAGGTGTAATAATTGAGCTAAAAGAATATATTGATCCAAAAAAGATTTTTTCAATTATTAGTAAATATTCTGATATTGATATTAGATTTGCTTCGTTTGATCATCGTGCAATTCGGGCAATAAAGAATTACAATCAAGAAAGTTTCTGCTATGTTCTAGAACATCATAGTCCATTCGAGATTTTAAACATAGCGAGCAAGATGAATGCAAGTGGTGTTGGGCTACATTATGGAATAATGAACCCCGCAACGTTCTTATTGGCAAAATACAAAAAGCTCGAAATCTACACCTATACACTAAACAAATCGTGGATTGCTCAATTGTTCAAATTTGTATATCGTGATGTTGCTGTTTGCACAGACTATCCAAACAAACTCAGACACCTCAAAACGAAATGA
- a CDS encoding inorganic diphosphatase, whose amino-acid sequence MADFNKILDAGDVDGGVINTVIEIPKWSTLKIEWNRKLAIFELDRVEPSIFAKPVNYGFIPQTLDEDGDELDTLVLTNDPIPTGVFLKARVVAVLRFVDDGEVDDKIICVPEDDRNTDNAITSLDDLHQQWRKKIEHHFNHYKDLKKPGSTVVKSWGDAEEAKQIIKECQTRWGGQ is encoded by the coding sequence ATGGCAGATTTTAACAAGATATTAGATGCTGGCGATGTAGATGGCGGAGTAATTAATACGGTGATCGAGATCCCAAAGTGGTCTACGCTCAAGATTGAGTGGAACCGCAAGTTGGCTATCTTTGAACTTGATCGTGTGGAGCCAAGTATTTTTGCTAAGCCTGTGAACTATGGGTTTATTCCACAAACTCTAGACGAAGATGGTGACGAGCTTGATACTTTGGTACTGACCAACGATCCAATTCCGACAGGTGTTTTCCTAAAAGCCAGAGTAGTTGCCGTACTGCGTTTTGTGGATGATGGCGAGGTGGACGACAAGATTATTTGTGTGCCAGAGGACGACCGCAACACCGACAATGCCATTACCTCACTAGATGACTTGCACCAGCAGTGGCGCAAGAAGATTGAACACCACTTCAACCATTACAAAGATCTCAAAAAGCCTGGCTCTACAGTGGTAAAGAGTTGGGGCGACGCTGAAGAAGCCAAGCAGATAATCAAAGAATGCCAAACCCGCTGGGGCGGGCAGTAG
- the gap gene encoding type I glyceraldehyde-3-phosphate dehydrogenase, whose amino-acid sequence MMKIKVAINGFGRIGRNAFKIAFDRSDIDIVAINDLTKTETLAYLLKHDTNYGAYERNVSFDEHNLIVDGYKIPVTAEKDPKALPWKELEVDVVIESTGRFTKSEDAKMHITAGAKKVVISGPTKSGDIDTIVLGANDEKLSKSTDIISNASCTTNSLAAIMSIMDEIFGVEKAMLTTVHSYTASQVLQDGPAKDLRESRAAAENIVPTTTGAAIATTLAVPELKGKFDGMSVRVPTSVVSLSDVTMVLKKNSTKEQINEALKNAIKEPFYQGILDVSDEPLVSSDYIGNSHSGIVDLQLTNVVGGNLAKVVIWYDNEWGYSNRLVEVVADVGKQLH is encoded by the coding sequence ATGATGAAGATTAAAGTAGCGATTAACGGTTTTGGGCGTATAGGCCGGAATGCCTTTAAGATAGCCTTTGATAGGTCGGATATAGACATCGTTGCGATCAATGATTTGACTAAAACTGAAACTTTAGCATACCTGCTTAAACATGACACAAACTATGGAGCCTATGAACGAAATGTATCTTTTGATGAACACAATTTAATAGTTGATGGTTATAAGATACCGGTTACCGCAGAGAAAGACCCAAAGGCTTTGCCTTGGAAGGAGCTTGAGGTTGATGTGGTTATTGAATCAACCGGAAGGTTTACCAAAAGCGAAGACGCCAAGATGCACATTACTGCTGGGGCAAAAAAAGTCGTAATTTCTGGCCCAACTAAAAGTGGTGATATTGACACAATTGTTTTGGGTGCAAACGATGAAAAACTTTCCAAAAGCACAGACATCATTAGTAATGCTAGCTGTACTACAAATTCACTCGCTGCAATTATGTCAATCATGGATGAGATCTTCGGGGTTGAAAAGGCCATGCTAACAACAGTTCATAGTTATACAGCAAGCCAGGTTTTACAAGATGGACCCGCTAAAGATCTGCGGGAATCTCGTGCTGCAGCCGAAAATATTGTACCAACAACAACAGGTGCTGCAATTGCTACTACCTTAGCTGTACCTGAGCTGAAGGGTAAGTTTGACGGGATGAGTGTGCGAGTTCCAACATCAGTAGTTTCATTAAGTGATGTAACAATGGTTCTAAAAAAGAACTCAACAAAAGAACAGATCAACGAAGCACTAAAAAATGCAATTAAAGAGCCATTTTATCAGGGTATATTGGATGTTAGTGATGAGCCGTTAGTAAGTAGCGACTATATTGGTAATAGTCATTCTGGCATTGTTGACCTTCAGCTAACGAACGTAGTTGGAGGAAACTTAGCTAAGGTGGTAATTTGGTACGACAACGAATGGGGTTATAGCAATCGCTTAGTAGAGGTTGTAGCTGACGTCGGCAAGCAATTACACTAA
- a CDS encoding RpiB/LacA/LacB family sugar-phosphate isomerase has protein sequence MKIFVGADHNGFRLKEHIEHYLRSLNYDVKDVSGNKFDQDDDYPIHSAKVASSVLATPDSVGILLCGSGQGVCMSANRFKGIRASLVWNEAEARSSRNDDDANILCLPAREFSRLDDAKQIVDIWLNTPFGGAVRYTRRIKQMDQLT, from the coding sequence ATGAAGATATTTGTTGGGGCAGATCATAACGGGTTTAGGCTTAAGGAACATATTGAGCATTATTTACGTAGTTTAAATTACGATGTAAAGGATGTTAGTGGTAATAAGTTTGACCAAGACGATGACTACCCTATTCACTCCGCAAAGGTTGCGTCTAGTGTTTTAGCTACACCTGATAGTGTAGGAATACTACTTTGTGGTAGCGGACAAGGTGTTTGTATGAGCGCAAATCGTTTTAAGGGCATCAGGGCTAGTTTAGTTTGGAATGAAGCAGAGGCGAGATCGTCTCGTAACGATGATGATGCCAATATATTATGTTTGCCAGCGCGTGAATTTTCAAGGCTAGACGATGCGAAACAAATAGTCGATATTTGGCTTAACACTCCATTTGGTGGCGCGGTTCGATATACTAGGAGAATAAAGCAAATGGATCAACTAACATAA
- a CDS encoding transketolase, translated as MGGQQTYSIQQLNQISNSIREDIIRMLEHAGSGHSAGPLDLADIFTALYFDILKHNPKKPDWDERDILLLSNGHCVPVQYATMAHAGYFEKKELLTLRQFGSRLQGHPERTRLPGLENTSGPLGCGLSQACGMSLAMQMDHDTHRWIYVVMGDGELNEGNIWEAGMLASKYNLHNIIGIIDRNNIQIDGPTEDVMPLEDLRAKWESFGWHVQEIDGHNIEAVIDACSMARAITEKPSIIIAHTIPGKGVDFMEYNFKWHGGAPGQGVPNKEQAKEALKELRSLGGKITGEHQ; from the coding sequence ATGGGTGGCCAACAAACATACTCAATCCAACAACTGAACCAAATCTCTAACTCAATCCGAGAAGATATTATCAGAATGCTTGAGCATGCAGGTAGTGGACACAGCGCTGGGCCACTTGACCTTGCAGATATATTTACGGCATTGTATTTTGATATTTTAAAGCATAATCCTAAAAAACCAGATTGGGACGAACGTGATATCTTATTGTTGAGTAATGGGCATTGTGTTCCGGTGCAATACGCAACGATGGCACACGCCGGTTATTTTGAAAAGAAGGAACTGCTAACACTAAGACAATTTGGGTCAAGACTGCAGGGACATCCCGAAAGAACTAGATTACCAGGACTAGAGAACACTAGTGGACCACTAGGTTGTGGTTTGAGCCAGGCTTGTGGTATGTCTTTGGCTATGCAGATGGATCATGACACTCATCGTTGGATATATGTGGTGATGGGTGACGGAGAGCTCAATGAAGGTAATATTTGGGAAGCTGGCATGCTAGCAAGTAAGTATAACTTACATAATATTATTGGCATTATTGATCGCAACAATATCCAAATTGATGGACCAACCGAAGATGTCATGCCTTTAGAAGACTTACGGGCTAAATGGGAAAGTTTTGGCTGGCATGTGCAAGAAATAGATGGGCATAATATCGAGGCAGTCATTGACGCTTGTTCGATGGCACGTGCAATAACCGAAAAACCGAGTATCATCATTGCCCATACTATTCCTGGCAAAGGAGTTGATTTTATGGAGTATAACTTTAAATGGCATGGTGGTGCCCCAGGACAAGGTGTGCCGAATAAAGAACAAGCAAAAGAGGCACTTAAAGAATTACGCTCATTGGGCGGAAAGATTACAGGGGAACATCAATGA
- a CDS encoding transketolase family protein produces MSTLDYHLVHKNWIKSKVEFEPNRKGFGRGLLEAGKHHDDVVACCADLTESTQMHLFKEAFPERFVEIGVAEQNLVTVGSGLASMGKIPYVSSYATFSPGRNWEQIRTTICLNDQPVRIIGSHAGVSVGPDGATHQMLEDIAIMRALPNMTVIAPSDSIEAEKATIALAKYKKPAYMRLAREAVPIISTKDTPFEIGKAYVYDEGADITIIATGTMTYHALVASEILYKEGIEAEVIHCPTVKPLDAITIIKSVKKTRCAITVEEHQITGGLGGAVAEFLSEHLPVPLRRVGVHDRFGESGKPDELFEHLGLTAKHIALVAHQTYQSRRK; encoded by the coding sequence ATGAGCACACTAGACTATCATCTTGTTCATAAAAACTGGATCAAGTCAAAGGTTGAGTTTGAGCCAAACCGTAAAGGCTTTGGGCGTGGATTACTTGAAGCTGGCAAGCACCACGATGATGTAGTGGCTTGCTGTGCAGATCTAACAGAATCAACACAAATGCATCTATTTAAAGAGGCGTTTCCTGAACGCTTTGTTGAAATTGGGGTAGCAGAGCAAAATCTAGTAACCGTTGGTTCTGGTTTGGCGTCTATGGGTAAGATTCCTTACGTTAGCAGTTATGCTACCTTTAGCCCAGGGAGAAATTGGGAACAAATAAGAACAACAATTTGCCTTAACGATCAACCAGTGCGCATTATTGGTTCTCATGCTGGGGTTAGTGTTGGTCCTGATGGTGCGACTCACCAGATGCTTGAAGATATTGCGATTATGCGAGCTTTGCCAAATATGACAGTGATTGCGCCAAGTGACAGTATAGAAGCTGAAAAGGCCACGATTGCTCTGGCTAAATACAAAAAACCAGCTTATATGCGATTAGCACGAGAAGCTGTACCAATAATATCTACCAAAGATACGCCATTTGAGATTGGCAAAGCTTATGTGTACGACGAGGGTGCAGACATTACAATTATTGCTACCGGAACAATGACGTATCATGCATTAGTTGCGTCAGAGATACTCTACAAAGAAGGTATCGAAGCGGAGGTAATCCATTGCCCAACAGTTAAGCCGTTAGACGCTATAACTATCATTAAGAGTGTCAAAAAGACAAGATGTGCTATCACTGTTGAGGAGCATCAAATAACCGGAGGCCTAGGTGGTGCAGTAGCCGAATTTTTATCAGAACATCTGCCTGTTCCACTCAGAAGAGTTGGTGTACATGATAGATTTGGCGAGTCTGGTAAACCAGATGAATTATTCGAACATCTTGGATTAACCGCAAAACATATTGCACTAGTCGCTCATCAAACATATCAAAGCAGGAGGAAATAA
- a CDS encoding class II fructose-bisphosphate aldolase, producing the protein MSLTLRQMRQNCAEARDLMERSRSKKFAVGAFNLDNQETLIAVARAAKKMKAPVLVEVSKGEVDALGLDNVRDMVDNYKAEYNIEMYINLDHSPSVEDALDGIEAGFEFIHIDVSQANHDASDEEIISATKEVVNYARLTGALVESEPHYFGGSSNLHTEKIDYAEIKKTFSTPLGARSFVNATGIDTFAVAIGNLHGKYPVPKKLDLELLKQIRKELECNISLHGGSGTPGHYFEDASRIGVSKININSDMRVAYRNTLERVLAENKDEYAVVKLMGKVIGAVQKVVESKIEVFGSAGKARV; encoded by the coding sequence GTGTCATTAACTTTAAGACAAATGCGACAAAATTGTGCTGAAGCACGGGATTTGATGGAGAGGTCACGGAGTAAAAAGTTTGCCGTAGGTGCCTTTAACCTTGATAACCAAGAAACGCTGATTGCGGTAGCAAGAGCAGCAAAAAAAATGAAAGCGCCGGTATTGGTAGAAGTTAGCAAGGGTGAGGTTGATGCCTTGGGGCTAGACAACGTGCGCGATATGGTAGATAACTACAAGGCGGAATATAACATTGAGATGTATATTAATCTTGATCATAGTCCAAGTGTCGAAGATGCTCTCGACGGAATAGAGGCGGGGTTTGAATTTATCCATATTGATGTATCACAGGCAAACCATGACGCTAGTGATGAAGAAATTATCAGCGCTACAAAAGAGGTTGTTAATTACGCTAGACTAACTGGTGCTTTAGTCGAGAGTGAACCTCATTATTTTGGGGGTAGTTCGAATTTGCATACCGAAAAGATTGATTATGCGGAAATAAAAAAGACTTTTAGTACACCCCTTGGAGCAAGATCATTTGTTAACGCAACCGGAATCGATACTTTTGCCGTAGCGATAGGCAATCTTCACGGCAAGTATCCAGTACCTAAAAAGTTAGACCTCGAGTTATTAAAGCAAATTCGTAAAGAACTTGAATGTAATATCAGCTTACATGGTGGAAGTGGAACGCCCGGACACTATTTTGAAGACGCATCACGAATCGGTGTTAGCAAAATAAACATAAACTCGGATATGCGCGTAGCCTATCGGAATACACTAGAAAGAGTCTTGGCAGAAAACAAAGACGAGTATGCCGTAGTTAAGTTAATGGGCAAGGTTATTGGTGCAGTACAAAAAGTCGTTGAATCGAAGATTGAGGTATTCGGGTCGGCTGGGAAGGCAAGGGTATAG